The genomic stretch TTGAAGTGAAGAATCAAATTTTACAGGCTACTGGTTTTAAAGAAGGCCCCCCCTTCCTTTTAGTACAATTATCTCCACAAAGTTGTTGAAAGATTGAAACAAATAATTTGGAAACATCTAAACTAGCAAGTTTACATTGAGTAACGAGGGCTGAATGCAAAACTAGTTCTTAGTAATAGATTGCTTATATAGCAGCCATATAATGATTGTGTTGGagataaaacgcacaccatttcGAACAACCTCCAAGTTTATTTCCTAAAGGATTGTCTAGGATCTAACCAAGACGCAAGAGTATACTGTTAAGATGTGAGACTCAAAGGCATGCATACACAATATGataacaactttgacacataagTAATAAGATTAAAGATGTGAGACTCAAAGGCATGCATACACAATATGataacaactttgacacataagTAATAAGATTAAAGATGTGAGACTCAAAGGCATGCATACACAATATGataacaactttgacacataagTAATAAGATTAAAGATGTGAGACTCAAAGGCATGCATACACAATATGataacaactttgacacataagTAATAAGATTAAGCTCACTGCATTAAAAAACATGCTAAatgtgaaaaaaattattaattggaATTGGAACCAGTCAGCAGTGCCTTTATTCTAGATTCATTTGAAGAGTGACTACGTGCAACTTTTCTTATTAAGTGATTTTCTGGGAACAATTTATCGCAAAAAGCCAAAAACACAAACAATCACTCACAAGGGACAATCTACCCAAACTTAATTTGAACTACTTCAAGCTTCATATTGAATGACCATGACAAATACATATGCAACAGTTTCAATATTTAACTCTGGTTTTAAATAATGAGTGCCTGTAAATTGTAAcaataagagtgtaaaaaaaCATCACATATGGAGTGTTTTCCCTGATAGCTTACTTTAGCATCCTAACTTCCATGCACTCCAACAACTTCTTGTGCCTAACATAAAAGAAGGTAATACTTGTAAGAATTTAAATTAGAAACCGGTATTTATCAAACAATAATAGAGCATTGGTGTAGTTACCCTATTGACAAATATCTATCCGCCTTCACATTAGAAGGGCTCTCTAGCCATGTACTGTATTTTATAAAGCTCTTCATCCAACGAGAGCAAATATCTAGTGCTTGGGGCACTGCTTCAGCATTTGGAGGACCTTCATGTTTAGTTTTATGCATGTGAAGCTGTTTTGCAGTATTGACGTTTCCAGGATAAAAAGGAAGCAAATCCAACTCTTCACAAACTACCTGCAAAGTCGATGGGATTTTATCAGTCCACATAACTGAATAATGGAGCACATCTGTCAGATGGAATGATCATACATACTAACCTCCACGTACAATTGATATGAACTTACAGACAAGAGCTCAGGATAATATACAACACTTCCTACAATGAGATGCCTATAACAAAAGGCTATATATGGATCAACAAATACACGAAAGAAATCATTAAAATCAAAACAGATTTAGGAGAAAGGAATATCTTATAACGGAAGTTGTACCTTATAAAATCTTCAACTTGTTCATCTAGAGTATTGAAACCATTTGATAAAAGAAAGAACCACGTACTTCTTCCTAAAGCAATAAAGAACCCAAATATTGCTAAATCTTTCTCCAAAACCTGCATTATGCAAACTATAAATAGAAGCTTTACTTATAACAAAGTATATACATGAACCGAAAAGGAGTACTACCTCTATCATACTCAATGCAACTCATttctcaatttattttattttattttatttattcgaaGTACTTTTTCTTGTACTTTCTTGATGTAATGTAATCTTTTATACTTTTTCACATATTTCAAAGATTAACAGGCAGTCAAGCAAGTTTTCATGTATGCAATCATTTTGTGCATCACAAGTATCTACTTTAAACATGAGGCCATAAACTCAAACGAGATGGTTCTCATAGCATTCAATAAATACCATATTTCAACTGCAAAACAAACGAGTATATATTTCAGACTTCAGAGTTTAACATCAAGATGCAAGCAAACTGTATAATAGCAGACACTTTGTATAAAACCATTCAACTAATAAGGTATTAGAGTATCGTTAGTATTAGACTATTAGTATGCATTATCTTTACTACTAGGTGTATGTATAGCTTGTTTAGCTGTCAGGGTAGTTATAAAACTATAATGACAGTTAGTTTGTAAGCTGAGTCAGCACATTCTGTTATGTTATTATAATAGAATATGCCAAGAACATTTTAAGACTCGCTCATTGTTTATCATCTTTAAATATCAGTGTGTACAGAATTGAATAATTCAATTGTTCATTCAGCCATTTTCTGATTTAGTTAGTATTAGTATGCATTAGAGTTCTTACTTTCTCTCTCCCTCTCAAAtattttctttcactttctctccatctatctaattataatataatactttCTCCATTTTAAATTAATTGTCGCTTAAGCGAAATGAACCAAAAATATAATCACTGCCATTTAATTGTTTCAATGCAGTAACTCTTTTCTCCCAACTTTGACCCCAAATAAATACTATCTGCATCCTTTCCAAGCTACTATATTTCATTATACATTTATGACAATGTCCGATAGTCTACTAGTTAAGAAGGACAGTGTAGTAAAATTGACCCCCTAGTGAAGTTATTTATTGATTTTCTTAATTCATGTGAAAAACCTTATGGGACAAATAATTTGAAAAGGAGGcagtattaaaaaataaaaaatttcaaatataatGCTAGAGATGTAACAAAATTTGTTTTTTCATCTACCTATTTTAGCTTTTGGCAAAGTTGGTCCATAGCATCATATCAACCCCTTTACAACATCAATATAAATTATGTACATTTGGATTATATTTCAAATCCACAAAAATCCTAGATCCCAAAGCCGTAGTCAAAACTTGAGGGTCAATAAACTTAGAAGGTAATTAAATACAATTCACACAATGTATCTCAAGTGGTAACAATTATCAGTACTGGAATTACCTGATACGACAGTGTCTTCTCCCACACATCTTGATCTACTCCAAACCAATTCATCGAAAACCAAGGCAATCTCGAGAGCGAATTCTGATCTTTAATTCCCAACTCAAAAACCCTAGCAGCATCATATAAAGATTGCGAAAGCCCCTCAcagaaatcatcatcattcaccaACGGCCTATTCAATTTCACCTTTACTTTCTCAAGGTCAGTAGCATTACTACTGCTACTATCTTGAGAATCCTCATTAACAGTCACACCATCATCGGAAGCCACAAATAACCGACACGAATATTTTCTATAACCAACTAAAACATTTTCACTATTCCAAAACAAAGCACCACGCAACAagtgttggaattagactctcaaacctttgagtaattccttatcgttaaggatgacaatgaagaaaaataaggacaaaataggattagggtttgcagaaattaaaagaaaagaagaaagtattttctgcgcCCACAAACtatggaaattctgttattcacttgcaactgcaacttctgtgaatacacgTTAATGACTTAATTACAAATAATGAgagttactccctatttatagatttaggttagctttttTCCCTAAGCCAaaacccaaaactataaaagtccaaaatatctatttttgaactaaatcaaatctaatctattttaaatctaaataaaatctatctagatctaaaacaaatttatgtgtaacaaactgttacacactatttgtgtaacaaactgttacacacttcgacacaaaATCAACTCTTTTTGACACAAGGAATTATAattttaacacaccacctaattcattgtgtctaagctatctacattcatcatagctcttagtcttctgaatatttcaaCCAGCACTCCAttcgtcatgatatctgcaatctgattctcagatctgcagtgttccaaattcatcttccctttagctacctgctctcgaagataatggaatctcatttcgatgtgcttgcttcgaccatgtgctatcgggttcttcgccagattgatagctgacatgctgtcgatcttcatggtaattgctccatgatttttccctgttatctcttcgaccaagttcaccatccacgttgcttgacatgcacaaagagaagcagctatgtactctgcttcgcatgatgataatgccactactggttcctttctcgaactccaagcaactggtgcaccacctagcaagctgtggattttcgatcctcagcatcactacactaactcgagtcggtgtaacacactaatttgcattcttttcccttatcagctgtaggaaacagaatgccatagtcgagagttcctttcagatacctcagtatcctcttcgccgctgctaggtgtgatgcatttggcttctgcatgaatctacttatcatacctacactgtatgctaagtcaggccttgtgtgacaaaggtatctcaatgacccaataagtcttctgtattgggttgggtcgacatcctcTTCACCTGGGTTTTtcgacagttgcaatcttgtttcagcaggtgtcgaagtcgaattgcattcttccatctcaaatctcttgagaatttcacttgcatatcttctttgatgcatcatcaagcctctactactcatgtagaattcgatgccaaggaagtatgaaatttcgcccaaattcgacatttcaaattccttgctaagatcacctttgaagccTTCGATCTATTTCTTGCAGTTACCTGTTattaacaagtcatcgacatagagacatagtataagcaattgactcttgcttcttcttacatataccccatgttcagttgtgcacttcaaaaattctttctcccttagaaaactgtcgatcttcttattccaagcttttggagcttgcttcagtccatacagAGCTTTATGCAGTCTGTACACTTTTCTCTCTTCGCTATGTTTCACAAAtccaactggttgtgcaacatagacttcttcatccaagggtccattcaggaatgcacgtttaacgtccatctgacacatgtgtCAATTGTTCATGTTTgccagaccaacaaccaacctgatcgtttcgatcctggcaacaggtgcaaagacctcattgaagtcaattccttccttctgaagaaatccttttgccacaagccTTACCTTATgtcgagtcacttcacctttgggattacacttcaccttgtatacccacttcacatcaattgccttcttgccttgaggcaattcgacaagaGACCAAatattgttgtcttcgatgggCTTCAgttcttcattcatagctttcacccacttcgaatccttcaatgcctcagttgcattgacaggttcgacatctgcgtagaaagcgtaatgtaccagctcaccttcatcattgactacatcatctgatgtaatcacacattcttgcaaccttgcaagcatgtgtcttgttctctgaggtctgtTTGGGCCTGCATCACTcctgacttcttcttgtcgaacttgttctctttcgacttcagtggCTGGTTCGTCATAAAAAATTCTCACTGAATCattcttgacattttcagtccaattccattctttaagctcatctatgatcacgtccctgttgatcactacttgcttgttcactgggtctaataacttgtatcctccagtcgaatgatatcctataagaatcatttgactcgacttgtcatcaagttttcttcttaactgatctggcacatgtctatgtgttatagatccaaataccttcagatgactcaagctaggcttcacaccagaccaacattcttctagagtaattccttctagcttctttgtcggacatctgtttagaatgtatgttgcagtcgacactgcttctccccaaaattctttaggtaaatgcttgcctttcaacatacttatcaccatattcatgatggttttattcttcctttttgcagttccattctgctgtggagtgtagggtggcaccacctcatgcaaaatcccttctttctcacataacatgtcgaagtctttcgacacatattctccaccaccatcagttatcaaaaccttgagctttcgaccactttgtcttttgACCATAAATTTGAACTTggcaaatacctcgatcacttcacttttcttcttgatcaggtaagtccataatTTTCGAataaaatcatctatgaatgtaacaaagtatttgttacctccattcgaatccacctggataggaccacatacatcagagtatatgatttcgagaatagccttcgacttacttcctacatccttgctgaagctattcttgtgctgctttgcctgcacacattcctcacatacctcgtttggaatgtcgatttcttGCAGTCCTGAAACCATGTTCTTTCTTTTCAAgtctctgatgtcattgaagttgagatggcctagtcgatagtgccatatccattcatctatGCTAGCTGCAGTTTCAaggcactcgtgctccatcacatttagttcgatcttgaaggttctattttgtgacataggagccttcaagattaacctcccacttGCGTCGACGGctttcatcatcttgtcttcgatCGACACTTTGTAGTTCTTTTTGACCAACTGCCCATTGCTGAGCAAGTTGCTCTGCAttcctggtatgtacaacacattggaaattactgaccttttGCCGTCTTTCCTCATGATTAGAACGtctccaataccttcagctgctaaaGTATTGTCATTTGTGAATTTCACCATGTTTTTCATCGAGGGccttatgttgacaaaccaatctttccttccagacatgtgtgatgagcatcctgaatccaagtaccattggtccttgaatttatcttcatcttttgttgtgaccatcaaaaacatctcttcttcttcttgttttgcaagctttgcatcactttcttaacttttattcttttctggacaaactgtcgaatagtgaccgtacttctgacagttgaaacattgaatgtgactcttgtcaggctttcgaccatcacctcttcctctacctgcaacaccacctctttggttgccttagTAAGAGGGCTTTCTTTGATTCGACaaatttccttcttgctgatttcgaccagtcgaattgttgtagccacctctacctttatttccagtccagcttcctttgcctttcttttcgtttgctgactgagcctgcagagccacatcgctcttcgacttgcccgcagctctttcagccattctttgttcatgagattcaagtgtcccttgaagctcttcttttgtcaacttcgacaagtccttcgactcttctatggctaccacgatgtggtcgaacttaggggccaAAGACCTCAATATCTTCGAAACAACAACTTTTGTTGTTAacacttctccacatatcttgatttgattcactagtttcgtaaccctagtgaagaaatcagttatgctttcgctatcttccatctgaagcaattcatatgttctcttgtgagtttgtaacctcacctctttcaccttttctgcacctccaaattttttttcaagaatctcccaagcttgttttgaagattctatatcagtaaccttttcaaaattatctggactcagacattgatggattataaagagagctttataatctttcttcttcaattctttatgtgcAGCCTTTTCTTCATCCTTCAcaccttctgcaagcggttctaccccttcttttacaagatcccaaagatctcgacaacagaatacaaccttcatctgcttgcaccaattctcatattTATCTCCTTTTagaattggtagtgttgctggaaaatgcccattcggatgattcattgccatcgccattcttcttgccttgaatcAATTAAcaggagctctagataccagatgtttgaattagactctcaaacctttgagtaattccttatcgttaaggatgacaatgaagaaaaataagaacaaaagtaggattagggtttgcggaaattaaaagagaagaagaaagtattttctgcagagtttctctctgtccACAAACTgcggaaattctgttattcaattgcaactgcaacttctgtgaatacacgTTAATGGCTtaattacaaataatgagggttactccctatttatagatttaggttagcttttttccctaagccaaagcccaaaactataaaagcccaaaatacctattttggaactaaatcaaatctaatctattttaaatctaaatcaaatctatctagatctaaaacaaatttatgtgtagcaaactgttacacacttcgacacaaaatcaaatcttttcgacacaaggaattacaatttaacaaGAAGCATCTCTGTTTTCAACTTCTACCCTTATTTACCAGCTGACAATGCAAGTTTAACGCCTttgcatttgcattgcattgGTCTTTCGAAAACCAAGAATTCGACGAACTGTTCAAAGAAAAACTCAATCAAAAACAGAATACACATAAACAAAGAATTCTATCCAAGAAACGATTAAGCtcaataaaaagaaacaaaaaacgtGAAATCTTCCAAGAACGTTACTACTTCTTAGGGCTTAAATAGTTGCATTGATTTGTATACTATATTCAGTTGCGATTGTTAATCGGAACAGAAACGAGAAGAGAGATGAAGTTGATTGATTACCTTAACGATGGAAAATTGCAGTGGCGTAGTTTAACTGGCATGAATGGAATGGAAGAGATGGAAAATTGGAGGGAAATGTCGAGGttgaagaagagagaagagagaaagatggaagaaagaaaaagaaagagatgtGACGTGGCACTAGCGGTGTTTTATCTATACGGAGAGAAAGGTGCATATGTACGTGGGTTGGGTTAGGTTCGTGGGTTGTgtgttaatttaaaaaataatatttttttcaattttaaaatattgtaaTATAATTTAATACATTTACTTATTTCTAACACACAAAATGGATGAAGCACATCCTATAATATCTAATCATATTCATCAACATGACATAACACtagataatagtataaaattcaCAAGACACATTATTGTTATAAAATACGTaagttggaaatgatacaaaaaaaaaaaataacatttagtCTTAGAATTACATAAACTCATTGCTTTGGTAGCATTATTGGGAGAATAAAGTGTTTTTAGAAAAATGATGATTAGTACtgagataataattttatatttttatttaaaataataataaaaaaagaaattactAATGTAACATCAATGAGTTGGATCAACAGGTATGCGGGTTGCAAAACTCAAACCCGATACCCGAACCAAAACTATATGAGTTGTTGTGGGTTGGGTTGGATATACCCGTAAATAAATGGGTTCGGGgtaatttatgggttggttcgATTTGGGTTAGCGGGTTCGTGGGTCGGCCCGCACTCATGAACACCTCTAAGTTTGATGCTTCAAAGCCTTATGCCACATGTCTCCTCCATAGTCCCCCTCGCTAGTGTCGTCATTGGGGGCATCGACTTCGACTCTAAGTTTGGATCCGAGGGCGTGGACGTGAGGCGGCTTGTAGGCGGCACTTGAGCACTTGTATTAGAGCAATCAAAATATTTGtagctagagctgtcaaaatgggctcggcCCATCGGGCCGGCCCATAAGTCCAACAATTTAGCGCGGGTCGGGCCGTAAAATACCTTAAAAAACACGGCACTATCTTTTTGGGCCATCTCATCGGGTCTATGTTTTTTATGGGCTGGGGCAGACCGGGCCAAGCGGGCTTCGGGCtggcccattaaaaaaagattttggtaaattttgagGAAAAAAGATTAAGATAAGATATGCTttcataaatgtgttttcaagtgataaagaaaagttaaatgagatgaagatatattttcaagataATGTGATAAAGGAAATTGTTGTGAGATGAAGAAAAAATTTAATAAGTATgagtgataatattaagttactttgtaCTTTTACATGAATGATTTTGTcgtattgatatatatatatatatatatatatatatatatatatatatatatatatatatatatatatatatatatttatggatacatattttaaaaatcacttatatacgtttatgatgactctctacttattttgttttgcatttatccattatatcttttttttaaaattaaaactataatattgaaatacgggTCGGGCTGACCCATCGAGCCGCATGGGCTTTTAAAAAATGGGTCAGACTCATTTTACGTAGCCCATTTAGAAATTGGGTTGGGCTGGGCCAGCCCATTTAAACACATTGACCCACCAGGCCGAAGCGGACTGGGCCGAACTGGGCCATTTGACAACTCTACTTGCAGCGTTATACGGTagcataaaaaattgtttttgaaaattagtttataaaatgatttattttatgtataaaaaaaatagaaaataaatatctttattattattattattattaattttttatataaaaataaaatattaatttaaatatttattaggttaatattattattattattattatatttttataatatattttaattaatacaattgattatactattaattgtattgattcaacttgattttaattttttaataattatttatttttttcggaaatgcatatccgaaacattccaagaccaaaaattggaacatttcggatatgcatctccgaagacacccctctc from Vicia villosa cultivar HV-30 ecotype Madison, WI linkage group LG4, Vvil1.0, whole genome shotgun sequence encodes the following:
- the LOC131600458 gene encoding uncharacterized protein LOC131600458; the encoded protein is MNWFGVDQDVWEKTLSYQVLEKDLAIFGFFIALGRSTWFFLLSNGFNTLDEQVEDFIRHLIVGSVVYYPELLSVSSYQLYVEVVCEELDLLPFYPGNVNTAKQLHMHKTKHEGPPNAEAVPQALDICSRWMKSFIKYSTWLESPSNVKADRYLSIGHKKLLECMEVRMLK